One Hordeum vulgare subsp. vulgare chromosome 4H, MorexV3_pseudomolecules_assembly, whole genome shotgun sequence DNA window includes the following coding sequences:
- the LOC123449544 gene encoding embryonic protein DC-8-like isoform X2: MAVSRRLAATALLVLLALAASAAAKTTREAAEAKTTQDGAEVAPGKEEESWAGWAKDKISEGLGLDKISEGLGLKHHADEEEAARKAGHTVKSARETAQHAASETGRQASGKASDAKEAAEQAATGAANKAGQAKDKAAETVKGTAGEASKKAEQAKHKTKEATEAAAKTGAETHERSKQGKAKVEETAKEKAGQGYETLKQTKDAASEKAGAAKDTAAEKAAAAKEKAGGATQTAAEKAAAAKDAAAKKAGGATQTAAEKAAAAKDAAADKAKAAKDAAWEKTESAKDATWQAQEKLKQYNDVASEKAGNVKDAAAEKAGTAKQATAEKAAAAKDTAAEKAAAAKDAAWKNAEAAKSTVSEKAGAAKDATLEKTASAKDAAWETAEAAKDTAWETAEAAKGKANEGYEKVKEKVGEVKDKVTGAAADGKAKKQRKEDEL, translated from the exons ATGGCGGTGTCCAGGAGGCTCGCGGCGACGGCGCTGCTGGTGCTGCTCGCGCTGGCGGCGTCCGCTGCCGCCAAGACGACGCGGGAGGCCGCCGAGGCGAAGACGACGCAGGACGGCGCGGAGGTGGCGCCGGGCAAGGAGGAAGAGTCGTGGGCGGGGTGGGCCAAGGACAAGATCTCCGAGGGGCTCGGCCTGGACAAGATCTCCGAGGGGCTCGGGCTCAAGCACCACGCCGACGAGGAGGAGGCCGCGCGCAAGGCCGGGCACACCGTCAAGTCCGCCCGCGAGACCGCCCAGCACGCCGCCTCCG AGACGGGGAGGCAGGCTAGCGGCAAGGCTTCGGACGCCAAGGAGGCGGCGGAGCAGGCCGCGACCGGGGCGGCCAACAAGGCGGGGCAGGCAAAGGACAAGGCGGCGGAGACGGTGAAGGGCACGGCCGGCGAGGCGTCCAAGAAGGCGGAGCAGGCTAAGCACAAGACTAAGGAGGCCACGGAGGCGGCCGCCAAGACTGGCGCCGAGACGCACGAGCGGTCGAAGCAGGGGAAGGCCAAGGTTGAAGAGACGGCGAAGGAGAAGGCCGGACAGGGGTACGAGACGCTGAAGCAAACCAAGGACGCGGCATCAGAGAAGGCCGGCGCCGCCAAGGACACCGCCGCAGAGAAGGCAGCAGCAGCCAAGGAGAAA GCCGGCGGCGCCACGCAGACGGCCGCGGAGAAGGCAGCGGCAGCGAAGGACGCAGCTGCCAAGAAGGCCGGCGGCGCCACGCAGACAGCCGCGGAGAAGGCAGCGGCAGCGAAGGATGCCGCAGCCGATAAGGCCAAGGCCGCGAAGGACGCGGCGTGGGAGAAGACGGAGTCTGCCAAGGACGCCACATGGCAGGCGCAGGAGAAGCTCAAGCAATACAACGACGTCGCGTCGGAGAAGGCCGGGAACGTGAAGGACGCCGCTGCGGAGAAAGCCGGCACCGCCAAGCAGGCGACCGCAGAGAAGGCAGCGGCAGCCAAGGATACGGCCGCCGAGAAGGCCGCGGCCGCGAAGGACGCCGCGTGGAAGAACGCCGAGGCGGCGAAGAGCACCGTCAGTGAGAAGGCAGGAGCGGCCAAGGACGCCACGTTGGAGAAGACGGCGTCGGCGAAGGACGCCGCGTGGGAGACGGCGGAGGCGGCCAAGGACACGGCCTGGGAGACAgcggaggcggccaaggggaagGCCAACGAGGGGTACGAGAAGGTGAAGGAGAAGGTCGGAGAGGTGAAGGACAAGGTCACCGGCGCGGCAGCCGACGGCAAGGCAAAGAAGCAACGCAAGGAAGACGAGCTGTGA
- the LOC123449544 gene encoding embryonic protein DC-8-like isoform X1 codes for MAVSRRLAATALLVLLALAASAAAKTTREAAEAKTTQDGAEVAPGKEEESWAGWAKDKISEGLGLDKISEGLGLKHHADEEEAARKAGHTVKSARETAQHAASETGRQASGKASDAKEAAEQAATGAANKAGQAKDKAAETVKGTAGEASKKAEQAKHKTKEATEAAAKTGAETHERSKQGKAKVEETAKEKAGQGYETLKQTKDAASEKAGAAKDTAAEKAAAAKEKAGGATQTAAEKAAAAKDAAAKKAGGATQTAAEKAAAAKDAAAKKAGGATQTAAEKAAAAKDAAADKAKAAKDAAWEKTESAKDATWQAQEKLKQYNDVASEKAGNVKDAAAEKAGTAKQATAEKAAAAKDTAAEKAAAAKDAAWKNAEAAKSTVSEKAGAAKDATLEKTASAKDAAWETAEAAKDTAWETAEAAKGKANEGYEKVKEKVGEVKDKVTGAAADGKAKKQRKEDEL; via the exons ATGGCGGTGTCCAGGAGGCTCGCGGCGACGGCGCTGCTGGTGCTGCTCGCGCTGGCGGCGTCCGCTGCCGCCAAGACGACGCGGGAGGCCGCCGAGGCGAAGACGACGCAGGACGGCGCGGAGGTGGCGCCGGGCAAGGAGGAAGAGTCGTGGGCGGGGTGGGCCAAGGACAAGATCTCCGAGGGGCTCGGCCTGGACAAGATCTCCGAGGGGCTCGGGCTCAAGCACCACGCCGACGAGGAGGAGGCCGCGCGCAAGGCCGGGCACACCGTCAAGTCCGCCCGCGAGACCGCCCAGCACGCCGCCTCCG AGACGGGGAGGCAGGCTAGCGGCAAGGCTTCGGACGCCAAGGAGGCGGCGGAGCAGGCCGCGACCGGGGCGGCCAACAAGGCGGGGCAGGCAAAGGACAAGGCGGCGGAGACGGTGAAGGGCACGGCCGGCGAGGCGTCCAAGAAGGCGGAGCAGGCTAAGCACAAGACTAAGGAGGCCACGGAGGCGGCCGCCAAGACTGGCGCCGAGACGCACGAGCGGTCGAAGCAGGGGAAGGCCAAGGTTGAAGAGACGGCGAAGGAGAAGGCCGGACAGGGGTACGAGACGCTGAAGCAAACCAAGGACGCGGCATCAGAGAAGGCCGGCGCCGCCAAGGACACCGCCGCAGAGAAGGCAGCAGCAGCCAAGGAGAAAGCCGGCGGCGCCACGCAGACGGCCGCGGAGAAGGCAGCGGCAGCGAAGGACGCAGCTGCCAAGAAGGCCGGCGGCGCCACGCAGACGGCCGCGGAGAAGGCAGCGGCAGCGAAGGACGCAGCTGCCAAGAAGGCCGGCGGCGCCACGCAGACAGCCGCGGAGAAGGCAGCGGCAGCGAAGGATGCCGCAGCCGATAAGGCCAAGGCCGCGAAGGACGCGGCGTGGGAGAAGACGGAGTCTGCCAAGGACGCCACATGGCAGGCGCAGGAGAAGCTCAAGCAATACAACGACGTCGCGTCGGAGAAGGCCGGGAACGTGAAGGACGCCGCTGCGGAGAAAGCCGGCACCGCCAAGCAGGCGACCGCAGAGAAGGCAGCGGCAGCCAAGGATACGGCCGCCGAGAAGGCCGCGGCCGCGAAGGACGCCGCGTGGAAGAACGCCGAGGCGGCGAAGAGCACCGTCAGTGAGAAGGCAGGAGCGGCCAAGGACGCCACGTTGGAGAAGACGGCGTCGGCGAAGGACGCCGCGTGGGAGACGGCGGAGGCGGCCAAGGACACGGCCTGGGAGACAgcggaggcggccaaggggaagGCCAACGAGGGGTACGAGAAGGTGAAGGAGAAGGTCGGAGAGGTGAAGGACAAGGTCACCGGCGCGGCAGCCGACGGCAAGGCAAAGAAGCAACGCAAGGAAGACGAGCTGTGA